Proteins found in one Oncorhynchus gorbuscha isolate QuinsamMale2020 ecotype Even-year linkage group LG15, OgorEven_v1.0, whole genome shotgun sequence genomic segment:
- the LOC123996680 gene encoding transmembrane protein 69-like isoform X1: MLAGIFRRPILTAHKQMSWLSAGASAWVSDASYSSCPLWPCRVSSARLLPKISDAVGLLRTQYFHSSAARLKKRQQPEPPPRELDLLRYDMRDLGKSPKPALYLSLSSLIPFIAAPIVMAVTETYLPEVAFAQVAYGASILSFLGGARWGFAIPETSPAKPDWINLANSVVPSLLAWLAMLFSDTITPAAMMVIMGLGISLHYDLSLLPTYPSWFKALRTILSVVAFLSLVATLVLKGVYPEKIIFSEQ; the protein is encoded by the exons ATGTTGGCTGGTATATTTAGAAGACCCATCCTTACTGCTCACAAG CAGATGTCCTGGCTGTCTGCTGGTGCCTCAGCCTGGGTTTCTGATGCCTCTTATAGTTCCTGTCCCCTGTGGCCCTGCAGGGTCTCCTCGGCCAGGCTGCTCCCTAAAATAAGTGATGCTGTTGGTCTATTGAGGACACAGTACTTCCACAGCTCTGCTGCAAGGCTGAAGAAACGACAACAACCAGAGCCTCCACCCAGAGAGTTGGACCTGCTCCGTTATGACATGAGAGACCTGGGAAAGAGCCCCAAACCAGCGTTGTACCTGAGCCTCTCCAGCCTTATCCCTTTCATCGCTGCTCCGATCGTCATGGCTGTGACCGAGACCTACCTGCCAGAAGTGGCCTTCGCCCAGGTGGCCTATGGAGCGTCTATCTTGTCTTTCCTGGGCGGTGCGCGGTGGGGCTTTGCCATCCCGGAGACTAGCCCGGCCAAGCCAGACTGGATCAACCTGGCCAATAGCGTGGTTCCATCCCTGTTAGCCTGGCTGGCCATGCTGTTCAGTGACACTATTACCCCAGCAGCTATGATGGTCATCATGGGGCTAGGCATCTCCCTACACTATGACCTGTCTCTGCTGCCCACCTACCCCAGCTGGTTCAAAGCCCTGCGTACTATACTGTCGGTGGTGGCCTTCCTCTCACTGGTGGCCACACTGGTTCTCAAGGGAGTTTACCCGGAGAAGATTATATTTTCAGAGCAATGA
- the LOC123996680 gene encoding transmembrane protein 69-like isoform X2, with product MLAGIFRRPILTAHKMSWLSAGASAWVSDASYSSCPLWPCRVSSARLLPKISDAVGLLRTQYFHSSAARLKKRQQPEPPPRELDLLRYDMRDLGKSPKPALYLSLSSLIPFIAAPIVMAVTETYLPEVAFAQVAYGASILSFLGGARWGFAIPETSPAKPDWINLANSVVPSLLAWLAMLFSDTITPAAMMVIMGLGISLHYDLSLLPTYPSWFKALRTILSVVAFLSLVATLVLKGVYPEKIIFSEQ from the exons ATGTTGGCTGGTATATTTAGAAGACCCATCCTTACTGCTCACAAG ATGTCCTGGCTGTCTGCTGGTGCCTCAGCCTGGGTTTCTGATGCCTCTTATAGTTCCTGTCCCCTGTGGCCCTGCAGGGTCTCCTCGGCCAGGCTGCTCCCTAAAATAAGTGATGCTGTTGGTCTATTGAGGACACAGTACTTCCACAGCTCTGCTGCAAGGCTGAAGAAACGACAACAACCAGAGCCTCCACCCAGAGAGTTGGACCTGCTCCGTTATGACATGAGAGACCTGGGAAAGAGCCCCAAACCAGCGTTGTACCTGAGCCTCTCCAGCCTTATCCCTTTCATCGCTGCTCCGATCGTCATGGCTGTGACCGAGACCTACCTGCCAGAAGTGGCCTTCGCCCAGGTGGCCTATGGAGCGTCTATCTTGTCTTTCCTGGGCGGTGCGCGGTGGGGCTTTGCCATCCCGGAGACTAGCCCGGCCAAGCCAGACTGGATCAACCTGGCCAATAGCGTGGTTCCATCCCTGTTAGCCTGGCTGGCCATGCTGTTCAGTGACACTATTACCCCAGCAGCTATGATGGTCATCATGGGGCTAGGCATCTCCCTACACTATGACCTGTCTCTGCTGCCCACCTACCCCAGCTGGTTCAAAGCCCTGCGTACTATACTGTCGGTGGTGGCCTTCCTCTCACTGGTGGCCACACTGGTTCTCAAGGGAGTTTACCCGGAGAAGATTATATTTTCAGAGCAATGA